A stretch of Aythya fuligula isolate bAytFul2 chromosome 1, bAytFul2.pri, whole genome shotgun sequence DNA encodes these proteins:
- the C1H11orf97 gene encoding uncharacterized protein C11orf97 homolog: MRAASGQQPAGEAEETGSDGRGEAARSGQPWKKFVYVEPSRRVKEILQEELYLQKEEYHIKHPAAVALEGIWSLKKNFSIGGLKPASQNRNGLLLQPQFYSRHAAMRSFSIAE; the protein is encoded by the exons ATGAGGGCGGCGAGCGGCCAGCAGCCGGCGGGGGAAGCCGAGGAGACGGGCAGCGATGGCCGCGGCGAGGCGGCGAGAAGCGGGCAGCCCT GGAAGAAATTTGTATATGTTGAGCCATCTAGGAGAGTTAAAGAAATCCTTCAAGAAGAGctttatttacagaaagaagaatACCACATTAAACATCCAGCTGCAG TGGCTCTGGAAGGAATTTGGAGTCTGAAAAAGAATTTCTCCATCGGAGGCCTGAAACCAGCATCCCAGAACAGAAATGGTTTGCTCTTACAGCCTCAGTTCTACTCAAGGCATGCAGCAATGAGAA GTTTCTCTATTGCAGAGTGA
- the FUT4 gene encoding alpha-(1,3)-fucosyltransferase 4 has protein sequence MEPCPRRSCPRRWRRLWRRRWALAAGLLGAALALFACLRQPQPRRVPTTGRAGDEVTVLLWWEPFGRPRRLTDCRRRYNVSGCRLSADRGRLGEARAVLFHHRDLALHGAQGLPRGPPPRPQRQLWVWMNFESPSHSPGLQGLGGVFNWTMSYRRDSDVFVPYGYLHALPQPRPFALPRKTRLVAWVISNWNEEHARVRYYQQLKEHLAIDVYGAQGLALVEGSVVKTVSAYKFYLAFENSQHTDYITEKLWRNAFAASAVPVVLGPRRANYERFIPADSFIHVDDFPSPRLLATYLKFLDKNKPSYRRYFAWRNKYEVHVTSFWDEHYCKVCEAVRTAGNQVKTVQNLASWFES, from the coding sequence ATGGAGCCGTGCCCCCGCCGCAGCTGCCCCAGGAGATGGCGGCGGCTGtggcggcggcgctgggcgCTGGCGGCCGGGCTGCTGGGGGCCGCCCTCGCTTTGTTCGCCTGCCTGCGGCAGCCTCAACCCCGCCGGGTCCCGACGACGGGCCGGGCGGGGGACGAGGTGACCGTGCTGCTGTGGTGGGAGCCCTTCGGCCGCCCCCGGCGCCTCACGGACTGCCGGCGGCGCTACAACGTGTCGGGCTGCCGCCTCAGCGCCGACCGCGGGCGGCTGGGCGAGGCCAGGGCCGTGCTCTTCCACCACCGCGACCTGGCCCTGCAcggagcccaggggctgccccgAGGGCCCCCGCCTCGCCCCCAGCGCCAGCTCTGGGTGTGGATGAACTTCGAGTCGCCCTCGCACTCGCCCGGCTTGCAGGGTCTGGGCGGCGTCTTCAACTGGACCATGTCCTACCGCAGGGACTCGGACGTCTTCGTGCCCTACGGGTACCTCCAcgcgctgccccagccccggcccttCGCGCTGCCCCGCAAGACGAGGCTGGTGGCGTGGGTGATCAGCAACTGGAACGAGGAGCACGCCCGTGTGCGCTACtaccagcagctgaaggagcacCTGGCCATTGACGTGTACGGGGCGCAGGGGCTGGCGCTGGTGGAGGGCAGCGTGGTGAAGACGGTGTCGGCCTACAAGTTCTACCTGGCCTTCGAGAACTCGCAGCACACCGACTACATCACCGAGAAGCTCTGGAGGAACGCCTTCGCCGCCAGCGCCGTGCCCGTCGTCCTCGGCCCCCGCAGGGCCAACTACGAGCGCTTCATCCCCGCCGACTCCTTCATCCACGTCGATGacttccccagccccaggctgctggcCACCTACCTGAAATTCCTCGATAAAAACAAGCCTAGCTACAGGAGGTATTTCGCCTGGCGGAACAAGTATGAGGTCCACGTCACATCTTTCTGGGACGAGCATTACTGCAAGGTTTGCGAGGCTGTGAGAACAGCTGGGAATCAAGTCAAGACGGTACAAAATCTGGCCAGCTGGTTTGAAAGCTGA
- the ANKRD49 gene encoding ankyrin repeat domain-containing protein 49, whose amino-acid sequence MLTKKMSKSKDTAEKNVDERDEDSDELAEYTESFNQLELLETHRHLIPVGTQSCWSGQSDDEDEEQEKSEEWYEMQEKKMEKNPEKLLLWAAENNRLSTVRRLLSEKLAPINARDEDQYTPLHRAAYSGHLDMARELVAQGADVHAQTVDGWTPLHSACKWNNTKVASFLLQQGADINAQTNGLLTPLHIAAGNKNSRETLELLLMNRYVKADLKNNLDETALDIARRTDVYHYLFEIVEDCINAVTP is encoded by the exons atgctaacaaaaaaaatgagtaaaagcaAGgatactgctgaaaaaaatgtcgACGAAAGAGACGAGGACAGCGATGAGCTAGCTGAGTACACGGAGAGCTTCaaccagctggagctgctggaaacGCACCGGCACCTGATTCCCGTGGGCACGCAGAGCTGCTGGTCGGGGCAGTCGGATGACGAAGATGAGGAGCAGGAGAAAAGCGAGGAATGGtatgaaatgcaagaaaaaaagatggaaaaaaatccagagaaactgctgctctgggcagccgAAAACAATCGG CTGAGTACAGTGAGGAGGCTCCTTTCCGAAAAGCTGGCCCCCATTAATGCTCGTGACGAAGACCAATACACCCCTCTGCATCGAGCCGCCTACAGCGGGCACTTGGACATGGCACGGGAATTGGTCGCCCAAGGGGCAGATGTTCACGCACAGACAGTGGATGGCTGGACGCCCCTGCACAGCGCGTGCAAGTGGAACAACACGAAAGTGGCCTCGTTCTTGCTTCAGCAGGGCGCAGACATCAACGCCCAGACAAACGGCTTGCTGACACCACTGCATATCGCCGCGGGGaacaaaaacagcagagaaaccCTGGAACTTTTGCTGATGAATCGCTACGTGAAAGCAGACCTGAAAAATAACCTGGATGAAACTGCCCTCGACATCGCCAGGAGGACTGATGTATATCACTACCTTTTCGAAATAGTAGAAGACTGCATAAACGCTGTGACCCCTTAA